A stretch of the Amia ocellicauda isolate fAmiCal2 chromosome 10, fAmiCal2.hap1, whole genome shotgun sequence genome encodes the following:
- the hepacam2 gene encoding HEPACAM family member 2: MEHLLTAVCLLLYKALFVLSGPDVVLVIAPTHIHGTKGQPLLLPVEYNFAIKDVDIQGSWHLKNKSNGLTHLVTFRNKTVIADMHMEYTNKFSFHPPNASLKINRLDDTEEGEYELTINIRFSNDAQPVKKTKSIKVTVDVPVSRPLIRLTPATAAIEDKDNVTLSCWVQNGTRVQYRWLRETNPLQPGARHTLSDGHSVLRISPVRKADMGNYTCEASNYISRQQSQKLPLNVFYGPYNLAVNSDIGLQTGQVFTVDPGELVSFDCWADSNPPNTYVWISKGINFTEVIMTGPRFEVKSLTLAHREDYTCRAYNNVTQKQDEAQFTIVVAGLGIGREKHSQVGSSISPVAAITVTSLIVITCMVFVLFRKACHPQKVIRNMYNRPLTEQKRPHLSGHEDATEDFGIYEFIAIPGKSDPTQASSRSLSRLDSAQDLHTTIYDVIRHIPETPPQGPLK; the protein is encoded by the exons ATGGAGCACCTTCTCACTGCAGTTTGTTTACTTCTGTACAAAGCGCTCTTTGTCCTCTCAG GCCCCGATGTGGTGCTAGTCATAGCCCCCACACACATCCATGGCACTAAAGGACAGCCTCTTCTTCTGCCAGTGGAGTACAACTTCGCCATCAAGGACGTGGACATCCAGGGCAGCTGGCATCTGAAGAATAAATCCAACGGTCTGACACACCTTGTGACGTTCAGAAACAAGACCGTCATCGCGGACATGCACATGGAATACACCAACAAGTTCTCCTTCCACCCCCCCAATGCGTCCCTGAAGATCAACAGGCTGGACGACACGGAAGAGGGGGAGTACGAGCTGACGATCAACATCAGGTTCTCAAATGACGCCCAACCGGTGAAGAAGACGAAaagcatcaaagtgacagttgaCG TGCCAGTGTCCAGACCGCTCATACGGTTGACTCCGGCCACTGCAGCGATCGAAGACAAAGACAACGTGACATTGAGCTGCTGGGTGCAAAATGGGACGAGGGTGCAGTACCGGTGGCTGAGAGAAACCAATCCCCTCCAGCCCGGCGCTCGCCACACGCTTTCAGATGGTCACAGCGTCCTGCGCATCAGTCCGGTGAGGAAGGCAGACATGGGGAACTACACCTGCGAGGCCAGCAATTACATCAGCCGCCAACAGAGCCAGAAACTCCCACTCAACGTCTTCT ATGGACCCTACAACCTGGCCGTGAACTCGGACATTGGCCTGCAGACGGGCCAGGTCTTCACAGTGGATCCCGGGGAGCTGGTGTCATTTGACTGCTGGGCCGACTCCAACCCGCCCAACACCTACGTGTGGATTTCCAAAGGGATCAATTTCACAGAGGTGATCATGACGGGGCCTCGGTTTGAGGTGAAGTCGCTGACCCTCGCGCACCGGGAGGACTACACGTGCCGCGCGTACAACAACGTCACGCAGAAGCAAGACGAGGCCCAGTTCACCATCGTGGTCGCGGGCCTAGGAATCG GCAGGGAAAAACACTCCCAAGTTGGCAGTTCCATATCCCCGGTGGCGGCCATCACTGTGACTTCGCTCATCGTCATCACGTGCATGGTGTTTGTGCTCTTCAGAAAGGCTTGCCATCCTCAGAAAG TGATCAGGAATATGTATAACAG GCCTCTAACGGAACAAAAGAGACCACACCTGTCAG GTCATGAAGATGCAACTGAAGATTTTGGCATCTACGAATTTATTGCCATTCCAGGGAAATCTGACCCCACGCAG GCTTCAAGCAGGTCTCTCTCGCGGCTGGATTCAGCCCAGGATTTACACACCACCATCTACGACGTCATCAGACACATTCCCGAAACACCTCCACAGGGACCTCTGAAGTGA